DNA from Vicinamibacteria bacterium:
GTCGCCTGAGCTCTGGCCGGAATCTCGACGTTCTTCCCGAGAGCTATACGTTCTTCAGCGCCGCGGCCATGTTGTCGAGCGCCAGCTCGATGAGCTTGCGGGAGGTCCCGAGGTTCATCCGCATGTGATCTTCTCCCCCAGTGCCGTAGGACGCTCCGGGGTTCAACTGGACCTTCGCGTTCTCGACGAACCATTTCTCCACGATCGTCGTGGGCGTCACGGGCGTGTCCGCGGTCTTGCTGGCTTCCGCGGCCTTCTTCTTGGCGTCGATCCTGTCGATAACCTGCCCGACGTCCAGCCAGGCGAGATAGGTGCCCTCGGCTTTCGTATATTGGACCAAGGGCATGTTGTCTTTGATGTAGTTTTCGACGAAGGCGTGGTTCCCGTCGATATAGACCAACAGCTGATCGAGCCAGCTCTCGCCTTCGGTCAGGGCCGCCTGGTTGGCAACCAGACCCAGCGTATTGACGTCCGCTCGGTGATTGGCTTTCACTCTGGCGAGATAGTCGGGGTTGGTCGAGAAGAACCAGGCGCTCTTCATCGCCGCAAGGCTGAACGTCTTGCTGGCGGCCTTGAACGTGAGGCTGTTGTCGACGATCTCCTTGTCGGGAAGACTGGCGAACGGAGTGTACTTCTCTCCCTTGTTGACGAAATCGCAGTGAATCTCGTCGGCGAGAACGACGACGCGACGCTTGAGGCACAACTCCCCGAGCTTCATCAGATCCTCGGCCGACCAGCAATTGCCGGTGGGATTCTGCGGGTTGCAGAGAATCAGCGTGTGGGTGTCGTGGCTGATTCGCGACTCGAGATCGTCGAAGTCGATGGAGTACCGACCGTTGACGAGCTTCATCGGACTGTCTTCCGGCTGCACGTTGCAATAGGTCAGGTCCGAGTAGAAGCCGTTGTAGGTGGGCGTCGTCAGCAGGACCTTGCTTCCCGGGGGCGAGAACGTGTGCAGAGCAGCGATGAGTGCCGGGTGAACGCCGTTGGACAGAACGATAGTGTCGGGATCGATGTCGAGGCCATAGCGCTTCTTGTTCCAGG
Protein-coding regions in this window:
- a CDS encoding aminotransferase class I/II-fold pyridoxal phosphate-dependent enzyme, with amino-acid sequence MTPIRNSRRTFLKSAGMTALVGAVTGSSSRATARGALWEAPADELFDFETPYSRVGTHCIKWDRQIEKFGKDNIMVGMGIADMDFPAAPCITRALAERCHHENWGYLEIPDSYIESIVAWNKKRYGLDIDPDTIVLSNGVHPALIAALHTFSPPGSKVLLTTPTYNGFYSDLTYCNVQPEDSPMKLVNGRYSIDFDDLESRISHDTHTLILCNPQNPTGNCWSAEDLMKLGELCLKRRVVVLADEIHCDFVNKGEKYTPFASLPDKEIVDNSLTFKAASKTFSLAAMKSAWFFSTNPDYLARVKANHRADVNTLGLVANQAALTEGESWLDQLLVYIDGNHAFVENYIKDNMPLVQYTKAEGTYLAWLDVGQVIDRIDAKKKAAEASKTADTPVTPTTIVEKWFVENAKVQLNPGASYGTGGEDHMRMNLGTSRKLIELALDNMAAALKNV